In the Longimicrobiales bacterium genome, GCTCGATGCCGTGACCAGCGGTGCGATGTCATAGGGCCGGACGGGCTCGCGCGGTGTGACCGTGATGCTGTCGATCCAGACCGTGCCACGGCCGCCGCTCCCCGCGGTGATCGCGAGCTCGAGCGCGCGCACATCGCGGATCTCGCCGCCACCGCGCGGACCCCATGCGAACGTCACGTGCCGGCGGCGGAACGTCACGCGACGCCAATCCCCATTGAACTCGAAACGGGGACGGTTCACCCACCACACGTTCTCGCCCGTCGCGTCGATCAGCTTGAGCTCCAACGTGTTCGGCGGCGCGTCGCCGCGCAGCCAGAAGCCGATCTCGTAGTTCTCCGGCAGACGCACCCGCACGTCCCGCCGGAACGCCGCCCAGCCGCCGCCGCCGCGGAAGTCGAAATCCACCCTCAGCCCGCCGCCGCTCACACCACTGTCCGCGGACAGCTCCATGTGAACGCCCGTGGCCGGCGCGACCGACCACGCCGACACGTCGTCGAACGCATCGATGACGTGCGGCGCCGCCGCGGGCGCCGGTTCCGCGCCGCCGCGTGACGCGCACCCACCGATGACGAACACGAGGGCGATGTGCACAGCACGCGAAGACGCTCGTGACGACACCCGGTCCCGCAGCCATATACCAGCCCGCAGCCACACCCCGTCCCGCCGGCGCGGCACCCTCGTTGGAGGCATATCCGATCCGCGCGTCATCCCTTGACGCTCCCCATCGTGATCCCCTCCACGTAGTACCGCTGGAGGAACACGAAGACGAGCATGACGGGCAGCGTGGTGAGCACGGCGCCCGCCATCATGAGCTCGGTATCCTGCACCCGCTCGCCGGAGAGGTTCGCGAGCGCGACCGGGAGTGTGAACATGCTGTCATCGCTCAGTACGATGAGCGGCCACATGAAGTCGTTCCACGTGCTGAGGAACGTCCAGATGGCGAGCGTCGCGAGGATCGGACGCACGACCGGCAGGATGACGGACCAGTAGATGCGGAACTCGCCCGCGCCGTCGATGCGTGCGGCATCGATGAGGTCGTCTGGAATGGAGAGGGCGTACTGCCGGATCAGGAAGATGCCGAATATACTCGCCATGCCCGGGATGATGACACCCCAGTAGGTATTGATGAGGCCGAGCTCGCGCATGAGCAGGAACAGCGGCAGCATCGACACCTGCACGGGGATGACCAGGCCCAGAGTGAGGAAGCGGAACGTGCGGTCGCGTCCGCGGAACCGGAGCTTCGCGAACGCGTACCCGGCCATCGAATTGATCAGCAGCGAGACGACCGTAACGGTCGTCGCAATGAACGCGCTGTTGATCAGGTAGCGGCCGAGGTTCAGCCGGGTGAACAGCGCGCGGTAGTGCTCGAGCGTCACACGCTCGGGCAGGAGCCGCGGTGGATACTGGTTGGCCGCGCCCGTCTCCATGAGGGATGCGGACACCATCCATACCATGGGAAGCAGCGCAATGACGCAGCCGATCGCGAGCAGCGCGTAGATCAGTATGGCATGCAGCCGACGCGAGATCATGCCGCCTCCCGCTGGAGACGGAACTGGAACAGCGTCCAGACGAGGATGATCGCGAACAGGATGAATGCGACGGCGGCGGCTACGCCCATGCGCCACCAGCGGAATCCCTCCTCGTACATCAGCAGCACGAGCGATGTGGTGCTGCGCAGCGGCCCGCCGGCGGTCATGACGTACGGCTCGGCGAACAGCTGGAAGTAGCCGATCATCGTGATCACGCCCACGAACAGGAACGTCGGAGCGAGCATGGGCAGCGTGATGTGGCGGAACTTGCGCAGTGCACCCGCACCGTCCAGCTCAGCGGCCTCGTACAGCTCTGATGGTATGGTCTGCATGCCGGCGATGAAGATCAGCATGTTGTAGCCGAAATTCTTCCAGATGGCGAGCAGAATGATCGCGGGCATGGCGGTGCGCGGGTCCCCCAGCCAGTCGACGGGGCTGACACCGAACCAGCCGAGCACATAGTTGAGCATGCCGTACTGCGGGTGGTACAGGTAGCGCCACACGATCGCGACGGCCACGAGCGTGGTGACGAATGGAATGAAGAAGATCGTGCGGAAGAACGACTTGAAGCGCACCACGCGCGCATTGATGAGGAGGGCGGCCGCGAGCGATGCGGCGACCGTGAGCGGTCCGCCGACAAGCGCGAAGTAGAAGGTGTTGCGGAGCGCCGTCCAGAACACGGAGTTGCTGAACAGCTCGACGTAGTTGCGCAGACCGACGAAGCGCGCGTTGCCGGCGTCGGCGATCGCGTAGATGTCGAAGTCGGTGAGGCTCAGCAGAAGCGAGCCGGCGACGGGTATGAAGAAGAAAACGGCAATCAGGGCGAGTGCCGGCGCGATGAAGAACCAGCCGGCGCGGCTCACGGCGTGGCCCCGCTGCGTGGCCCCGCGCTGCGCGCGAGCAGCCAGCGCCGCTTCTCGAGCATGCGGTCCGTATCCCGGTCGAGCGCAGCCAGCGCGTCGGCCGCCGACGTGCCGCCGCGGATGGAAGATTCCGCATGCTCGATGACACGGCTCATGATCGACTCGATCTCCGGTACCGCCGGCAGCGGCCGCACGCGCTGGAGCTGCTCCCAGAACGCCCTCGTCAATGGCGCCGTCGCCAGGTCGGACTCGCGCCACGCAGCCGTACGCGCCGGCAGGCTGCCCGTCAGGTCGTAGAACCGCTGCTGCTGCTCCGGCCGTGACAGGTACTCGATCAGCCGCCAGGCCGCTTCCGGGTTCCGCGATTCCCGGTACATCACGAGACTCGCGCCGCCGGCAAGCGAGACGCCGCTCGCAGGACCTGTCGGTCCAGGCATGGGCGCCGTGGACCAGGAGTCCTGCATGTCGGCGGGCAGGCGGCGCCGGAACTCGCCGAGGTTCCACGGACCGGTGATCCACATTGCGAAGAAGCCGCGCCCGAACTCCTGGTACGGGTTGGCGACGTCGTAATGGCCCATGGGCGGAGCGAGACCGTCGCGGTAGAGGCTCAGGTAGAACTCGTACGCCTCCCGGAACGCCGGTTCGCTGAACACGCCGCGTGTGCCATCGTCACCGAGCAGCAGTGATCCGTTCTGAAGTCCGAAGATCGCCGGCTGCGCCCACTCGTTGGTCGGCAGGAATATCGCGTAGCCGTCATCGCCCGCGATGCGCTTCACGGCGTGCATCGCCTCGAGCCAGCCGGCCCACGTCTGCGGTATCGAGTCGTACCCGGCCTGCGCCAGCAGATCCGTGCGGTAGAAGATGACGCGCGTGTCCACGTACCACGGCACGCCCCAGAGCGTGTCACCGACCACGTTCGTGCTCCAGATGCCGTCGAAGTATTCGTTCGCCGCGAGCTCCCGTGACCGGGCTATCCACGGGTCCAGCGGCTCGAGCGCCCGGATGGCGGCAAACTCCGCAACCCACGTGTTGCCGAGCTGGGCGACATCGGGCATCGCACCGCCGACGTATGCCGTCAGCAGCTTCTCGTGTGCAGCCGTCCACGGGATCTGCTGCACCTGAACACGGATGTCCGGGTTCTCGCGATGGAAGGCGTCCATCATCTCTGCCACTACCTCGCCTTCGCGGCCCATGCCCCAGAACCGGATGGTCGTCACAGCATCGGAGGGCGGCGGCCCGCATGACGGCAGCAGCAGCAGAAGCAGCAGCAGGGGGACGAACGTCGCGCGACGAATGATCACGGCTCATCCCGCGGACCGGGCTGCCCGCGCCGGTGCGACAGCAGCCACTCGTACAGCTCGGGATCTGCGTACGTGCGCGTCCACGCGTCGTGGCCGACACCCTCGTATCGCGTGTAACGCACATGACCATCACAGCCGCGCAGACGCTCCACCAGCTCGTCGGAATGCCACACCGGCACGACCTGGTCCTCCACTCCGTGGAACGCCCACACCGGCAGATGGCGGATCGTGCACGGTCCCGTGATCGTGCCACCGCCGCTGATCGGCGCGATGGCCGCAAATCGATGCGGGAACTCGAACGCCAGGTGCCAGGCGCCGTATCCGCCCATGCTGAGCCCGGTGACGTAGATCCGGTCTTCGTCGACCGAATGCGCCGCACTGACCTCCTCGATCAGCGCGTCGAGGAACAGCGTGGACCAGGTGCGGTCCTCGGGCACCTGGGGCGAGACCACGATGAACGGGAAATCCATGGTGGCTTCGCGGATCAGCTTCGGCGGTCCATGGAACGCGACCCGCTCGACATCAGTGCCGCGCTCACCGGCTCCGTGCAGGAAGAGCAGCAGCGGCCAGCGCCGGCCGGGGTCGTAGTCGCGGGGCAGGTAGAGCAGGTATTCGCCGGTGACGGTGCGCACGACCTGCGTGTGCAGCGTGCGCTCCACCTGCCGTCCCGGCTCGCCTGCCCGCGGCACTGCGGACCGGTTCACGCTCACGGACACGCACCCGGCGAGCACCGACAGTAGCGACAGTACGGCGACGCTCCGGGCATTCAAGATCCCTCCATCGTGTCCAGCCAGCCGCCCGTGAACCCGGCGCGTCGCAGACCCTCGCGGATGTAGGTGCTGCGTCGCAGGTGGTGCCAGATCAGGCCGGTGCGATGGTTCTCCGCCATCAGCAGGATCGGGCCCTGATCGATACCGAGGTAGTCAGTGTCGAACCAGCCACTGCCCGGCACCACGCGGCCGTGCGTCAGTGTGATGCCGGCATACCGGAAGGTCGGGTTGAACGCGTCCAGAAAGCCGTACTCACCCCACACCGCGGGATAGCGCTCACGCATGGTACGCAGCGAGTTGATGGCGATTCCGGGAGCGAACGGGATCGAGCCGCCCGCGGCCGTCGGCACCAGTGTGCCGTCGTCCCGTACGCCGGTGTGCGATGCACCGCGCGCCGTATACGTCCAGAACTGCCGCGGCGTACCGTTCACGACGAGCGTCGTGTCCACGGGTCCGTCCGACGCCGTCAGGCCCCAGACGTCGGCGTCGTAGCCCGTCCAGCCCATTGGATTCGCGATAGCGTACTCGCGCTGGGCGAGCACCGCCCGCCTCGAGTTCTCGAACCAGTCGATGCCGTGACCGCGGATGAACGGGTCCTGGATGCCGCGGAAGTCGATGAAGATGTGCGAATACTGATGGCCGAAGAGGGGCGCGAAACCGACGTACGCCTGGCCGTGGAACTGCCCCCAGCGGGCGGTGCTCATGTACGTGTCCCAGAGGGATTCGTCGACCGGGTGCGTCGGTGAGCCGAGCGCGAGGATGAGCAGGATCATCGCTTCGTCATAGCCGTGCCATTCCGACTCGATGAAGCCCGTCTCCGGATGCCAGCCCATCGAGATCCGGTCCGGATTGTTGACCATCGACTGCCAGTCCACGCGTCGGTACAGCGAATCGGCGAGCGCGCGGATGTACGCCTCGTCCGCGTCGACGCCATCGAAGTACTGCTGGCTGAAGAGCACGCCGGCCATGAGCAGTGCGGTGTCGATCGTGGACAGTTCCACCCGCTCGAAGCGCGCGCCCGTCTGCATGTCGAGGAAGTGGTAGAACAGCCCGTTGTGGCCGGTGCGGCCGGCGGGCTCGGGCCCCTGCGGCGCATGGAGCAGGAAGCGGAGCGTGGTCAGCACGCGATCAGCTCCGTCATCGCGCGTGATCCAGCCCCGTTCGATGCCCACCGCGTAGGACGGCAGGCCGAAGCCGATCGCTG is a window encoding:
- a CDS encoding sugar ABC transporter permease is translated as MSRAGWFFIAPALALIAVFFFIPVAGSLLLSLTDFDIYAIADAGNARFVGLRNYVELFSNSVFWTALRNTFYFALVGGPLTVAASLAAALLINARVVRFKSFFRTIFFIPFVTTLVAVAIVWRYLYHPQYGMLNYVLGWFGVSPVDWLGDPRTAMPAIILLAIWKNFGYNMLIFIAGMQTIPSELYEAAELDGAGALRKFRHITLPMLAPTFLFVGVITMIGYFQLFAEPYVMTAGGPLRSTTSLVLLMYEEGFRWWRMGVAAAVAFILFAIILVWTLFQFRLQREAA
- a CDS encoding glucoamylase family protein, translated to MRRILSLLTTIVLAGCASSTVSGPTLTPADESFLDEVQERTFGFFWEQANPANGLVPDRWPTESFSSVAAIGFGLPSYAVGIERGWITRDDGADRVLTTLRFLLHAPQGPEPAGRTGHNGLFYHFLDMQTGARFERVELSTIDTALLMAGVLFSQQYFDGVDADEAYIRALADSLYRRVDWQSMVNNPDRISMGWHPETGFIESEWHGYDEAMILLILALGSPTHPVDESLWDTYMSTARWGQFHGQAYVGFAPLFGHQYSHIFIDFRGIQDPFIRGHGIDWFENSRRAVLAQREYAIANPMGWTGYDADVWGLTASDGPVDTTLVVNGTPRQFWTYTARGASHTGVRDDGTLVPTAAGGSIPFAPGIAINSLRTMRERYPAVWGEYGFLDAFNPTFRYAGITLTHGRVVPGSGWFDTDYLGIDQGPILLMAENHRTGLIWHHLRRSTYIREGLRRAGFTGGWLDTMEGS
- a CDS encoding PHB depolymerase family esterase, whose translation is MNARSVAVLSLLSVLAGCVSVSVNRSAVPRAGEPGRQVERTLHTQVVRTVTGEYLLYLPRDYDPGRRWPLLLFLHGAGERGTDVERVAFHGPPKLIREATMDFPFIVVSPQVPEDRTWSTLFLDALIEEVSAAHSVDEDRIYVTGLSMGGYGAWHLAFEFPHRFAAIAPISGGGTITGPCTIRHLPVWAFHGVEDQVVPVWHSDELVERLRGCDGHVRYTRYEGVGHDAWTRTYADPELYEWLLSHRRGQPGPRDEP
- a CDS encoding carbohydrate ABC transporter permease produces the protein MISRRLHAILIYALLAIGCVIALLPMVWMVSASLMETGAANQYPPRLLPERVTLEHYRALFTRLNLGRYLINSAFIATTVTVVSLLINSMAGYAFAKLRFRGRDRTFRFLTLGLVIPVQVSMLPLFLLMRELGLINTYWGVIIPGMASIFGIFLIRQYALSIPDDLIDAARIDGAGEFRIYWSVILPVVRPILATLAIWTFLSTWNDFMWPLIVLSDDSMFTLPVALANLSGERVQDTELMMAGAVLTTLPVMLVFVFLQRYYVEGITMGSVKG
- a CDS encoding sugar ABC transporter substrate-binding protein, which produces MIIRRATFVPLLLLLLLLPSCGPPPSDAVTTIRFWGMGREGEVVAEMMDAFHRENPDIRVQVQQIPWTAAHEKLLTAYVGGAMPDVAQLGNTWVAEFAAIRALEPLDPWIARSRELAANEYFDGIWSTNVVGDTLWGVPWYVDTRVIFYRTDLLAQAGYDSIPQTWAGWLEAMHAVKRIAGDDGYAIFLPTNEWAQPAIFGLQNGSLLLGDDGTRGVFSEPAFREAYEFYLSLYRDGLAPPMGHYDVANPYQEFGRGFFAMWITGPWNLGEFRRRLPADMQDSWSTAPMPGPTGPASGVSLAGGASLVMYRESRNPEAAWRLIEYLSRPEQQQRFYDLTGSLPARTAAWRESDLATAPLTRAFWEQLQRVRPLPAVPEIESIMSRVIEHAESSIRGGTSAADALAALDRDTDRMLEKRRWLLARSAGPRSGATP